One Clarias gariepinus isolate MV-2021 ecotype Netherlands chromosome 18, CGAR_prim_01v2, whole genome shotgun sequence genomic window carries:
- the LOC128506824 gene encoding interferon-induced protein 44-like: MQAQTTNPEYDKAWRPVTWSEDKKNEMLSNLKKFRPGTNEISGIRILLHGPIGAGKSSLINSINTVLQGRNTASALSDSSAGPSQSFTLKFKTYRLKKAGHGDYYPFVFTDIMGLEPDTSQGVQTKDLKKILKGHVKDGYTFNPLKSIDKGDLRFYRTNPSLKDRVHCLVSVLSADKIAIMSGEVIQKMRAVREKARDLGIPQVVIMSMVDTACPLVNENLSKIYTSKKIKEKMKECSDKLGVPMNCVYPVQNYHEQITNDMHMDILILMAITDIVRFASDYIEEEVYNVSQHAE, translated from the exons ATGCAAGCCCAAACCACAAATCCTG aaTATGATAAAGCATGGCGGCCAGTGACATGgag TGAAGATAAGAAAAATGAGATGTTAAGCAACCTGAAGAAGTTCCGGCCAGGTACTAATGAGATCAGTGGGATTAGGATCCTTCTCCATGGCCCAATCGGAGCAGGAAAATCAAGTTTAATCAATTCTATTAACACTGTTCTCCAAGGGCGCAACACTGCCAGCGCACTTTCAGATTCATCAGCTGGTCCAAGTCAGAGCTTCACTTTAAag TTTAAAACTTACAGGCTGAAGAAAGCTGGACATGGAGATTACTATCCATTTGTCTTTACAGACATCATGGGTCTGGAACCAGATACGTCACAAGGAGTACAAACCAAAGAcctaaagaaaatattaaaggGTCATGTGAAAGATGGCTACACT TTCAATCCTTTAAAATCAATTGATAAGGGCGACCTGAGGTTCTACAGGACTAACCCCAGCCTGAAAGACAGAGTGCACTGTCTGGTGAGTGTTCTATCAGCTGATAAAATCGCCATCATGAGTGGTGAAGTTATCCAGAAAATGAGAGCTGTTCGGGAAAAGGCACGTGATTTAG GGATTCCTCAGGTTGTCATCATGTCGATGGTTGATACAGCATGCCCTCTGGTTAACGAGAATCTAAGTAAGATCTACaccagcaaaaaaattaaagagaag ATGAAAGAGTGCAGTGATAAATTGGGAGTCCCGATGAACTGCGTCTATCCTGTGCAGAACTACCACGAGCAGATTACCAATGACATGCACATGGATATTCTGATTCTCATGGCCATCACTGATATCGTTAGGTTTGCCAGTGACTATATTGAAGAAGAGGTTTACAATGTCAGTCAGCATGCTGAATAA